A single window of Streptomyces griseoviridis DNA harbors:
- a CDS encoding pectate lyase — protein sequence MIMTSGALTPASAATWPSASGSQAVTATIKVSGTKDYGMLRLYGSGDLGTGGQDEDQGPILELAAGATLKNVIIGSPAADGIHCLGSCTLQNVWWEDVGEDAATFLGSSSSNVYTVSGGGAKEASDKVFQFNGAGTLNVSNFAAQTFGTFVRSCGNCKTQYKRTINLNTIEATYKGSRIVGINTNYGDSATLKNITIVGDSSKKIIPCQKYIGNSTGAEPTTNGTGPDSTYCKYATSDITYK from the coding sequence ATGATCATGACTAGCGGAGCGCTGACCCCGGCGAGCGCCGCGACCTGGCCGTCCGCGAGCGGCAGCCAGGCGGTCACCGCCACCATCAAGGTCTCCGGCACCAAGGACTACGGGATGCTGCGCCTGTACGGCAGCGGCGACCTGGGCACCGGAGGCCAGGACGAGGACCAGGGGCCGATCCTGGAACTCGCGGCGGGCGCCACGCTGAAGAACGTGATCATCGGCTCGCCCGCCGCCGACGGCATCCACTGCCTGGGCAGTTGCACGCTCCAGAACGTGTGGTGGGAGGACGTCGGCGAGGACGCGGCCACCTTCCTCGGCTCCTCGTCGTCGAACGTCTACACCGTCTCGGGCGGGGGCGCCAAGGAGGCCAGCGACAAGGTCTTCCAGTTCAACGGCGCCGGCACGCTGAACGTCTCGAACTTCGCGGCGCAGACGTTCGGCACCTTCGTGCGCTCCTGCGGCAACTGCAAGACGCAGTACAAGCGCACGATCAACCTCAACACCATCGAGGCGACCTACAAGGGCAGCCGGATCGTCGGCATCAACACCAACTACGGCGACAGCGCGACCCTGAAGAACATCACCATCGTGGGCGACTCGAGCAAGAAGATCATCCCCTGCCAGAAGTACATCGGGAACAGCACGGGGGCGGAGCCGACCACGAACGGCACGGGTCCCGACTCGACGTACTGCAAGTACGCGACGTCGGACATCACGTACAAGTAG